The Buttiauxella selenatireducens genome has a window encoding:
- the recO gene encoding DNA repair protein RecO: protein MEGWQRAFVLHSRPWSETSLLLDLFSEESGRVRLIAKGARSRRSNLKGTLQPFTPLLVRWGGRGEVKTLRSAEAVSLALPLSGITLYSGLYVNELVSRVLEDETRFSELFFDYLHCIQALAGTSGSPEPALRRFELALLGHLGYGVDFLHCAGSGEEVSDTMTYRYREEKGFIASLVVDNRSFTGHELKALANREFPDIATLRAAKRFTRMALKPYLGGKPLKSRELFRQFVPKKPPLKSPQDPQ, encoded by the coding sequence ATGGAAGGCTGGCAACGGGCTTTTGTCCTGCATAGTCGCCCCTGGAGCGAAACCAGCCTTCTACTTGATCTCTTTTCTGAAGAGTCCGGGCGTGTTCGCCTCATTGCGAAAGGCGCTCGTTCTCGCCGTTCTAACCTCAAAGGGACGCTACAACCCTTTACCCCCTTGCTGGTTCGCTGGGGCGGTCGTGGTGAAGTCAAGACACTGCGAAGCGCCGAAGCTGTCTCACTGGCACTCCCTCTAAGTGGTATCACGCTCTACAGCGGCCTGTACGTGAATGAACTGGTTTCACGCGTGCTGGAAGATGAAACGCGCTTTTCCGAATTATTCTTCGACTACCTCCACTGTATCCAGGCATTAGCGGGAACCAGCGGTTCACCGGAACCGGCTTTGCGCCGTTTTGAATTGGCGCTGCTGGGGCACCTGGGTTATGGCGTGGATTTCTTACACTGCGCAGGCAGCGGGGAAGAAGTCAGCGACACCATGACTTACCGCTATCGTGAAGAAAAAGGGTTTATCGCAAGCCTGGTGGTGGATAACCGCAGTTTCACCGGGCATGAATTAAAAGCTCTCGCGAACCGTGAATTTCCTGATATCGCAACCTTACGGGCTGCGAAACGCTTTACTCGTATGGCTTTGAAACCCTATCTGGGTGGCAAACCCCTCAAAAGTCGCGAGTTATTCCGTCAGTTTGTGCCCAAAAAACCACCACTTAAATCACCTCAAGACCCGCAATAA